From Thermus oshimai DSM 12092, the proteins below share one genomic window:
- the ispF gene encoding 2-C-methyl-D-erythritol 2,4-cyclodiphosphate synthase, translating into MRLGYGEDSHRLGEGRPLYLFGLEVPSPLGPLAHSDGDAPLHALTDALLSAYALGDIGLLFPDTDPRWQGARSEVFLREALRRVEALGGRLLQVSVVVVLDRPKLGPFREAFRENLARLLGLPQDRIGLTFKTSEGLAPEHVQARAVVLLHD; encoded by the coding sequence ATGCGCCTGGGCTACGGAGAGGACAGCCACCGCCTCGGGGAGGGCAGGCCCCTCTACCTCTTTGGCCTCGAGGTCCCAAGCCCCTTAGGCCCCTTGGCCCACTCCGACGGGGACGCCCCCCTCCACGCCCTCACGGACGCCCTCCTTTCCGCCTACGCCCTGGGGGACATCGGCCTCCTTTTCCCCGACACCGACCCCCGCTGGCAAGGCGCAAGGAGCGAGGTCTTCCTTCGGGAGGCCCTAAGGCGGGTGGAGGCCCTGGGGGGAAGGCTTCTCCAGGTGAGCGTGGTTGTAGTCCTGGACCGGCCCAAGCTTGGGCCCTTCCGGGAGGCCTTCAGGGAGAACCTGGCCCGCCTCCTTGGCCTCCCCCAGGACCGCATCGGCCTCACCTTCAAGACCTCCGAGGGGCTCGCCCCGGAGCACGTGCAGGCCCGGGCGGTGGTCCTCCTCCATGATTGA
- a CDS encoding trimeric intracellular cation channel family protein — protein sequence MIELLAWLGTLVFAAAGALKGVEKGFDLLGVLVLALVTAVGGGSIRDVLVGVLPPSALRDEGLLLSTLVVGLLVFRFHRRALRLSRLLYYLDTLGLGLFAALGAEKALSAGLGPLGVGIAGALSGVGGGVLRDVLSGEVPGILYRAGDLYASAAFLGALLFYALHGLYPEGALVLGAAATFLLRVFGRRLGLSLPTPR from the coding sequence ATGATTGAGCTCCTCGCCTGGCTCGGCACCCTGGTCTTTGCCGCCGCGGGGGCCCTTAAGGGGGTGGAGAAGGGGTTTGACCTCCTCGGGGTCCTGGTCCTGGCCCTGGTGACCGCGGTGGGGGGCGGGTCCATCCGGGACGTTCTGGTGGGCGTCCTCCCCCCTTCCGCCCTAAGGGACGAGGGCCTACTCCTCTCCACCCTTGTGGTGGGGCTTCTCGTCTTCCGCTTCCACCGGAGGGCCCTAAGGCTTTCCCGCCTCCTCTACTACCTGGACACCTTAGGCCTCGGCCTCTTCGCCGCCCTGGGCGCGGAAAAGGCCCTCTCCGCCGGGCTTGGCCCCTTGGGGGTGGGGATCGCGGGGGCCCTTTCCGGGGTGGGGGGCGGGGTGCTCCGGGACGTGCTCTCGGGGGAGGTGCCGGGCATCCTCTACCGGGCGGGGGACCTCTACGCCTCCGCGGCCTTCTTGGGGGCCCTCCTCTTCTACGCCCTCCACGGGCTCTACCCCGAGGGGGCCCTGGTCCTGGGGGCCGCGGCCACCTTCCTCCTTCGGGTCTTCGGGCGGAGGCTTGGCCTGAGCCTCCCCACCCCCCGGTAA
- the moaC gene encoding cyclic pyranopterin monophosphate synthase MoaC, whose amino-acid sequence MDLTHFKDGRPHMVDVTEKEKTFRTATAEAYVELTEEALLALEGGGVGKGDPLQVAQLAGILGAKRTADLIPLCHPLPLTGIEVRVELEKEARRVRIEATVRTKAETGVEMEALTACAVAALTVYDMLKAASKGLVISKVQLLEKTGGKSGPWRRDRGEG is encoded by the coding sequence ATGGACCTCACCCACTTCAAGGACGGCCGCCCCCACATGGTGGACGTGACGGAAAAGGAGAAGACCTTCCGCACCGCCACCGCCGAGGCCTACGTGGAGCTCACGGAGGAGGCCCTCCTGGCCCTGGAAGGGGGGGGCGTGGGCAAGGGGGACCCCCTGCAGGTGGCCCAGCTTGCGGGGATCCTGGGGGCCAAGAGGACCGCGGACCTCATCCCCCTCTGCCACCCCCTGCCCCTTACGGGGATCGAGGTGCGGGTGGAACTGGAAAAGGAGGCCCGGCGGGTGCGCATAGAGGCCACGGTGCGCACCAAGGCGGAAACGGGGGTGGAGATGGAGGCCCTCACCGCCTGCGCGGTGGCCGCCCTCACGGTGTACGACATGCTGAAGGCGGCCTCCAAAGGGCTCGTCATCTCCAAGGTGCAGCTTCTGGAGAAGACCGGAGGCAAAAGCGGCCCCTGGCGCCGGGATAGGGGGGAGGGGTAA
- a CDS encoding NifB/NifX family molybdenum-iron cluster-binding protein: protein MRIAIALTKGEDRVYPGPFGHAPRFAIYQVEGEEARLLEIRPNPYAALHGEGKHEKMRELLKDVDLKVGARFGHGGGLGAFPVAGRREVPPVGLKEVLALLLAQSTA from the coding sequence ATGCGCATCGCCATCGCTCTAACCAAGGGGGAAGACCGCGTGTACCCAGGTCCCTTCGGCCACGCCCCCCGCTTCGCCATCTACCAGGTGGAGGGGGAAGAGGCCCGGCTTCTGGAGATCCGCCCGAACCCCTACGCGGCCCTCCACGGGGAGGGCAAGCACGAGAAGATGCGGGAGCTCCTGAAGGACGTGGACCTCAAGGTGGGGGCCCGCTTCGGGCACGGGGGAGGGCTTGGGGCCTTCCCCGTGGCGGGGCGGCGGGAGGTGCCCCCGGTGGGGCTTAAGGAGGTCCTGGCCCTCCTCCTGGCCCAAAGTACCGCCTGA
- a CDS encoding phosphodiester glycosidase family protein, translated as MRRLGLLLFLGLTLAQSVPAETFGLAFREEGGAWVYEGQGVRLVYVPGVGWAEPPLDLPPPERERVPLDALKALGYFRVPEAGVRAGPQGRGFRIVLDLPGAFPGERSQGWDRARFLLPYLAPGLLALKPPPGLSLRVRLLPEGTELSLEAQGRLYHRLFPLEHPPRLVLDLYALPSEVEEPLAPGVRYREVWAFTPEPLRLYLVEAERGRLLPVGIPGKRALPKDLAPGALAALNGGYFDPKTGTPIGLWVQDGVTVSHPFGRTALLWNGWDFFLGRPRFEAVVAGPKGERVRVGLNALPARYTAHTVPGPVGRAGEEVALVRGERVEGIFPAPFELPGGAWALAFPQGAPPFPLAVGDRLSLYGRLDPPFRYALEAGPLLLQEGRYAFRPEEENFKDPRPLQAVAPQAAVAWTREGRLWLLVSEATTPDRLAQALLELGAWNALRMDGGGSAQLWVRGRLKNPYAGTPRPVVSALALYTP; from the coding sequence ATGAGGCGGCTTGGCCTTCTTCTCTTCCTGGGCCTCACCTTGGCCCAAAGCGTTCCGGCGGAAACCTTCGGCCTCGCTTTCCGCGAGGAGGGCGGGGCCTGGGTGTACGAGGGGCAGGGGGTGCGGCTGGTCTACGTCCCGGGGGTGGGCTGGGCCGAGCCTCCCTTGGACCTTCCCCCTCCGGAAAGGGAGAGGGTGCCCCTGGATGCCCTGAAGGCCCTGGGGTACTTCCGCGTTCCCGAGGCCGGGGTGCGCGCGGGGCCCCAAGGGCGGGGCTTCCGCATCGTCCTGGACCTGCCCGGGGCCTTCCCTGGGGAAAGGTCCCAGGGGTGGGACCGGGCCCGCTTCCTCCTGCCCTATTTGGCCCCGGGGCTTTTAGCCCTAAAGCCCCCGCCGGGCCTATCCCTTCGGGTGCGGCTCCTCCCGGAGGGGACGGAGCTTTCCCTGGAGGCCCAGGGGCGGCTTTACCACCGCCTCTTCCCCCTGGAGCACCCTCCCCGCCTGGTGCTGGACCTCTACGCTTTGCCCTCCGAGGTGGAGGAGCCCCTGGCCCCGGGGGTGCGCTACCGCGAGGTCTGGGCCTTCACCCCGGAGCCCCTAAGGCTTTACCTGGTGGAGGCGGAAAGGGGGAGGCTCCTTCCTGTGGGGATTCCCGGCAAGCGGGCCCTCCCCAAGGACCTGGCCCCGGGGGCCCTGGCCGCCCTCAACGGGGGGTACTTTGACCCCAAGACGGGGACCCCCATCGGGCTTTGGGTCCAGGACGGGGTCACGGTGAGCCACCCCTTCGGCCGCACCGCCCTCCTCTGGAACGGGTGGGATTTCTTCCTGGGCAGGCCCCGCTTTGAGGCGGTGGTGGCGGGCCCTAAGGGGGAAAGGGTGCGGGTGGGGCTGAACGCCCTCCCCGCCCGCTACACCGCCCACACCGTGCCGGGGCCCGTGGGCCGGGCGGGGGAGGAGGTGGCCCTGGTGCGGGGGGAGAGGGTGGAGGGGATCTTCCCCGCGCCCTTTGAGCTTCCTGGGGGAGCCTGGGCCCTGGCCTTTCCCCAAGGGGCGCCTCCCTTCCCCTTGGCCGTGGGGGACCGGCTTAGCCTCTACGGCCGGCTGGACCCCCCCTTCCGCTACGCCCTCGAGGCCGGCCCCCTTCTCCTCCAGGAGGGGCGGTACGCCTTCCGGCCGGAGGAGGAGAACTTCAAGGACCCAAGGCCCCTTCAGGCGGTGGCGCCCCAGGCCGCGGTGGCCTGGACACGGGAGGGGCGGCTTTGGCTCCTCGTCTCCGAGGCCACCACCCCCGACCGCCTGGCCCAGGCCCTCCTGGAGCTTGGGGCCTGGAACGCCCTACGGATGGACGGGGGGGGCTCGGCCCAGCTTTGGGTGCGGGGGAGGCTCAAAAACCCCTACGCCGGTACCCCCCGGCCGGTGGTGAGCGCCCTGGCCCTCTACACCCCATAA
- a CDS encoding RtcB family protein translates to MRPIGHLAPGDRVAVHPFRGLPYEPPPETVLLSEEEAKALSQALGFPQAWQELKGRGLLPLKASHPHLPALLRLLGYALGDGTLYRSGGRAYLILYGEPEGLLEAQRDLARLGFRAGGPYLRRRRHAFRGRVFEAAEASLKASSRGLLALLHALGLPLGPKAKQGFPLPAWLFALPPWLRANFLAGLFGAELSAPAPVPGHGYNLQAPVLSQSKRQAWLQAGRLFLEDLARLLEGMGLEVQGLYQEKDWQAPDGDTSHRLKLVLRATPENLLRLYEEVGYAYSPRKARLALHAALYLRLKEAHLAERAEKAALAQALHRDFRSPERVAEALGVSRRFVERSVYGERGSFRPWAFPTFPEYLEGAGAMPMDEVVAVERVPYGGRVYDLTMAHPDHNFIAEGFVVSNCGVRLLTSHLTLEDLLPRQRALADALYRLVPSGVGSERKDVRFSKRELREILKEGAGFLIRRGFGYPEDLRFIESEGRLPWANPDQVSERAFERGAPQIGTLGSGNHFLEVQYVDEIYDPEAAEAYGLFPNQVTVLIHTGSRGLGHQVCQDYVERFLKVAPRYGIELVDKQLAAAPIKSPEGEAYLQAMAAAANFAFANRQLIAHFVREAFEAVGFAPRDHGLRVLYDLAHNNAKFEEHFGRRVLVHRKGATRAFGPGHPEIPPEYRKVGQPVLVPGDMGRYSYVLAGTEKAMAVSFGSSCHGAGRKMSRHQAKKAARERNLVKELAERGILVRAATRATVDEEMPEAYKDVSVVVEAVQGAGIGRKVARLRPLIVVKG, encoded by the coding sequence ATGCGCCCCATAGGCCATCTGGCCCCCGGGGACCGGGTGGCCGTCCACCCTTTCCGGGGCCTGCCCTACGAACCCCCACCCGAGACCGTGCTCCTCTCCGAGGAGGAGGCCAAGGCCCTAAGCCAGGCCCTGGGTTTTCCCCAGGCTTGGCAGGAGCTCAAGGGGCGGGGCCTCCTTCCCCTTAAGGCCTCCCACCCCCACCTGCCCGCCCTCCTCCGCCTCCTCGGGTACGCCCTGGGGGACGGGACCCTTTACCGGAGCGGGGGGCGGGCCTACCTGATCCTCTACGGCGAGCCCGAGGGCCTCCTCGAGGCCCAAAGGGATCTCGCCCGCTTGGGGTTCCGGGCGGGTGGGCCCTACCTCAGGCGGCGCCGCCACGCCTTCCGCGGGCGCGTCTTTGAGGCAGCGGAGGCTAGCCTTAAGGCTTCCTCCCGGGGCCTTTTGGCCCTCCTCCACGCCTTGGGCCTGCCCCTGGGGCCCAAGGCCAAGCAGGGTTTCCCCCTGCCCGCTTGGCTCTTTGCGCTGCCCCCTTGGCTTAGGGCCAACTTTCTGGCAGGCCTCTTCGGAGCGGAGCTATCGGCCCCTGCCCCAGTGCCCGGCCACGGCTACAACCTTCAGGCCCCGGTCCTCAGCCAGTCCAAGCGCCAGGCCTGGCTCCAAGCGGGCCGCCTCTTCCTGGAGGATCTGGCCCGCCTCCTGGAGGGGATGGGCCTCGAGGTCCAGGGGCTCTACCAAGAGAAGGACTGGCAGGCCCCTGACGGGGACACCTCCCACCGCCTAAAGCTCGTCCTTAGGGCCACCCCAGAGAACCTTCTTCGGCTTTACGAGGAGGTGGGCTACGCCTATAGCCCTAGGAAGGCCCGGCTTGCCCTCCACGCCGCTTTGTACCTCCGCCTTAAGGAGGCCCACCTCGCCGAGCGGGCGGAGAAGGCTGCCTTGGCCCAGGCCCTCCACCGGGACTTTAGGAGCCCGGAAAGGGTAGCCGAGGCCCTGGGCGTTTCCCGCCGCTTTGTGGAGCGGAGCGTGTACGGGGAGCGGGGTTCCTTCCGGCCCTGGGCCTTCCCCACCTTCCCCGAATACCTGGAGGGGGCGGGGGCCATGCCCATGGACGAGGTGGTAGCCGTGGAGCGGGTGCCCTACGGGGGACGGGTCTACGACCTCACCATGGCCCATCCAGACCACAACTTCATTGCCGAGGGCTTCGTGGTGTCCAACTGCGGCGTACGCCTCCTCACCTCCCACCTCACCCTGGAGGACCTCCTCCCCCGCCAGCGGGCGCTGGCGGACGCCCTCTACCGCCTGGTCCCCTCGGGGGTGGGGAGCGAGCGGAAGGACGTGCGCTTCTCCAAGCGGGAGCTAAGGGAGATCCTGAAGGAGGGGGCGGGGTTTCTCATCCGGAGGGGCTTCGGCTACCCGGAGGACCTCCGCTTCATTGAGTCCGAAGGCCGCCTCCCCTGGGCCAATCCCGACCAGGTCTCCGAGCGGGCCTTTGAGCGGGGGGCCCCCCAGATCGGCACCCTGGGGAGCGGGAACCACTTCCTCGAGGTCCAGTACGTGGACGAGATCTACGACCCGGAGGCCGCGGAGGCTTACGGCCTTTTCCCCAATCAGGTCACGGTCCTCATCCATACCGGAAGCCGGGGCCTCGGCCACCAAGTCTGCCAGGACTACGTGGAGCGCTTCCTAAAAGTTGCCCCCCGGTACGGGATTGAGCTGGTGGACAAGCAGCTGGCCGCGGCCCCCATCAAGAGCCCCGAGGGGGAGGCCTACCTCCAGGCCATGGCCGCCGCGGCCAACTTCGCCTTCGCCAACCGCCAGCTCATCGCCCACTTCGTGCGGGAGGCCTTTGAGGCGGTGGGGTTTGCCCCGAGGGACCACGGCCTAAGGGTCCTTTACGACCTGGCCCACAACAACGCCAAGTTTGAGGAGCACTTTGGCCGCCGGGTCCTGGTCCACCGCAAGGGGGCCACCCGGGCCTTTGGCCCCGGCCACCCGGAGATCCCCCCCGAGTACCGGAAGGTGGGCCAGCCCGTCCTGGTGCCGGGGGACATGGGCCGCTACTCCTACGTCCTGGCGGGCACAGAGAAGGCCATGGCGGTTTCCTTCGGCAGCAGCTGCCACGGGGCAGGGCGGAAGATGAGCCGCCACCAGGCCAAGAAGGCCGCCCGCGAGCGCAACCTGGTGAAGGAGCTTGCGGAAAGGGGCATCCTGGTGCGGGCCGCCACCCGGGCCACGGTGGACGAGGAGATGCCCGAGGCCTACAAGGACGTTTCCGTGGTGGTGGAGGCGGTGCAGGGGGCGGGCATCGGCAGGAAGGTGGCCCGCCTGCGGCCCCTCATCGTGGTCAAGGGGTAA
- a CDS encoding Fur family transcriptional regulator has translation MPRTREKENYRARLKAVGLRHTLPRERILSFLDRKNVHPTPEELYQGLKKRGYDIGLSTVYLNLHVLREHGLIYEFKDPKGNTRYDGYNEPHVHLACQECGRVEDLLLKNLPELDLGPALQAAAERSGWDLERARVEFRGKCPDCKA, from the coding sequence ATGCCAAGGACTAGGGAAAAAGAAAACTATCGGGCGCGGCTAAAGGCGGTGGGCCTCCGGCACACCCTACCTCGGGAGCGCATTTTGAGCTTCCTGGACCGCAAAAACGTCCACCCCACCCCTGAAGAGCTCTACCAGGGTCTGAAGAAGCGGGGGTACGACATCGGCCTCTCCACCGTCTACCTGAACCTCCACGTCCTCCGGGAGCACGGCCTCATCTACGAGTTCAAGGACCCCAAGGGCAACACCCGCTACGACGGCTACAACGAGCCCCACGTGCACCTGGCCTGCCAGGAGTGCGGAAGGGTGGAGGACCTCCTCCTGAAAAACCTCCCCGAGCTGGACCTAGGCCCCGCCCTCCAGGCCGCGGCCGAGCGCTCGGGCTGGGACCTAGAGAGGGCCCGGGTGGAGTTCAGGGGCAAGTGCCCAGACTGCAAGGCCTAA
- a CDS encoding leucyl aminopeptidase: protein MLALQRTEAGVLEAKAPLKVVFFGPEGLLGGGKVLDEALGGRLRRAVEEAGLKGEAGESLLLALPEGYALLFGTGREGDGRALGGRLAQALLKTGFREAVAEPYGEAYPFVEGLLLGSYRFDRYKGKKEEKDLTLTLSGVEEGVLERARKVAQGVAWARDLVNEPPNALTPRVLAEAALGLRAYGVEVEVLDEEAIRALGMGAFLAVAQGSDEPPRFIVLRYRPEGARARLDLVGKGITFDSGGYSLKPTESMATMKGDMAGAAAVLGAFLSAAELGLPVELRGYIAACENLVSGHAYKLGDVLKTLSGKTVEVMNTDAEGRLTLADALAYAEREGAERILELSTLTGAATVALGEEVAALFATEEAFGERVQKAAERAGEKVWPLPLEGSYREKLKSPVADLKNVGDRYGGAIVAALFLAEFVRVPLVHLDIAGPAFARKAHALGPEGGTGFGVRTILELAQAL from the coding sequence GTGCTTGCGCTTCAGCGAACCGAAGCCGGGGTTTTGGAGGCCAAGGCGCCCTTGAAGGTGGTCTTCTTCGGTCCGGAGGGCCTTTTGGGCGGTGGGAAGGTCCTGGACGAGGCCTTAGGGGGGCGCCTAAGGCGGGCGGTGGAGGAGGCCGGGCTCAAAGGGGAGGCTGGGGAAAGCCTCCTCCTGGCCCTTCCCGAGGGGTACGCCCTCCTCTTCGGCACGGGGCGGGAAGGGGACGGCCGGGCCCTTGGGGGGAGGCTGGCCCAGGCCCTCCTGAAGACGGGCTTCCGGGAGGCCGTGGCCGAGCCCTACGGGGAGGCCTACCCCTTCGTGGAGGGGCTTCTTCTGGGGAGCTACCGCTTTGACCGCTACAAGGGGAAGAAGGAGGAAAAAGACCTCACCCTGACCCTTTCCGGGGTGGAGGAAGGGGTGCTGGAGCGGGCCCGGAAGGTGGCCCAGGGGGTGGCCTGGGCCCGGGACCTGGTGAACGAGCCCCCAAACGCCCTCACCCCCCGCGTCCTGGCGGAGGCCGCCCTTGGCCTTAGGGCGTATGGGGTGGAGGTGGAGGTGCTGGACGAGGAGGCCATCCGGGCCCTGGGGATGGGGGCCTTCCTGGCGGTGGCCCAGGGCTCGGACGAGCCCCCCCGCTTCATCGTCCTCCGCTACCGCCCAGAAGGGGCCCGGGCGCGGCTGGACCTGGTGGGCAAGGGGATCACCTTTGACTCGGGGGGCTACTCCCTGAAGCCCACGGAGAGCATGGCCACCATGAAGGGGGACATGGCGGGGGCGGCGGCCGTGCTGGGGGCCTTCCTTTCCGCGGCGGAGCTCGGCCTTCCCGTAGAGCTTCGGGGCTACATCGCCGCCTGCGAGAACCTGGTTTCGGGCCACGCCTACAAGCTCGGGGACGTTCTGAAGACCCTTTCCGGCAAGACCGTGGAGGTGATGAACACCGACGCGGAAGGGCGCCTCACCCTGGCGGACGCCCTGGCCTACGCGGAGCGGGAGGGGGCGGAGCGGATCCTGGAGCTTTCCACCCTCACGGGGGCGGCCACCGTGGCCCTGGGGGAGGAGGTGGCGGCCCTTTTCGCCACGGAGGAGGCCTTTGGGGAGAGGGTGCAAAAGGCGGCAGAAAGGGCGGGGGAGAAGGTCTGGCCCCTGCCCCTCGAGGGGAGCTACCGGGAGAAGCTGAAAAGCCCCGTGGCCGACCTGAAGAACGTGGGGGACCGCTACGGTGGGGCCATCGTGGCCGCGCTTTTCCTGGCGGAGTTCGTGAGGGTGCCCCTGGTCCACCTGGACATCGCCGGGCCGGCCTTTGCCCGCAAGGCCCACGCCCTGGGGCCGGAAGGGGGGACGGGCTTTGGGGTGCGCACCATCTTAGAGCTGGCCCAGGCCTTGTAA
- a CDS encoding DUF1385 domain-containing protein — MGRMLRTLLTQAALGGAAAMEGVMMKAPWAWALAVRLKNGEIHVERHEEPALSQRYPWARLPFLRGVVALWDALSVSYRALMRSAELAGEEEMPKGALWATVAVSLLLGIGLFIVLPGGLAGLFVDPARHPILHNLLAGGLKVSLLVGYLLFIGRMPEIRRFFMYHGAEHKAIHAYEKGLPLTVENVLAQPRFHPRCGTTFLVFVVLVSVLVYSLIPAPEVLWWRLLARVLFLPLVAALAFELLYFSARHEDPFSKALRALGFRFQALTVAEPTPDMVEVAIKSTEAALRREVVA; from the coding sequence ATGGGAAGGATGCTTCGGACCCTCCTTACCCAAGCCGCTTTGGGCGGGGCCGCGGCCATGGAGGGGGTCATGATGAAAGCCCCCTGGGCCTGGGCCCTGGCCGTCCGCCTCAAGAACGGGGAGATCCACGTGGAGCGCCACGAGGAGCCCGCCCTAAGCCAGCGCTACCCCTGGGCCCGCCTCCCCTTCCTCCGGGGGGTGGTGGCCCTGTGGGATGCCCTTTCCGTGAGCTACCGGGCGCTCATGCGGAGCGCGGAGCTCGCCGGGGAAGAGGAAATGCCCAAGGGGGCCCTTTGGGCCACGGTGGCGGTGAGCCTCCTCCTTGGGATTGGGCTCTTCATCGTCCTGCCCGGGGGGCTTGCGGGGCTTTTTGTGGACCCCGCCCGCCACCCCATCCTCCACAACCTCCTGGCGGGGGGGCTCAAGGTGAGCCTTTTGGTGGGCTACCTCCTCTTCATCGGCCGCATGCCGGAGATCCGCCGCTTCTTCATGTACCACGGGGCGGAGCACAAGGCCATCCACGCCTACGAAAAGGGGCTTCCCCTCACGGTGGAGAACGTCCTGGCCCAGCCCCGCTTCCACCCCCGGTGCGGAACCACCTTTTTGGTCTTTGTGGTCCTGGTCTCGGTGCTGGTCTACAGCCTCATCCCCGCCCCGGAGGTCCTGTGGTGGCGGCTCCTGGCCCGGGTCCTCTTCCTGCCCCTGGTGGCCGCCCTGGCCTTTGAGCTCCTCTACTTCTCCGCCCGCCATGAGGACCCCTTTTCCAAGGCCCTTAGGGCCCTGGGCTTCCGCTTCCAGGCCCTCACCGTGGCCGAGCCCACCCCGGACATGGTGGAGGTGGCCATCAAGAGCACGGAGGCCGCCCTGAGGCGGGAGGTGGTGGCGTGA
- the mnmA gene encoding tRNA 2-thiouridine(34) synthase MnmA: MKPSVLVALSGGVDSSVSALLLKEAGYQVVGAMMRFWPDWKEFHTEVEEGAWESCCTPDAAYEARRVAEMLDIPFYLLDYREVFEERIIGPFLQGYAEGKTPNPCVFCNTDVKFGALLKHAKRLGLDYVATGHYVRREGEALLRGLDPEKDQSYFLWGTPKEALPHLLFPVGHLTKKEVRALAERAGLPTARKPESQNLCFVAGDLRGFLQERLKTRPGPIVDALTGEVVGEHQGASLYTIGQRKGLGLFKSHLERYVVGVDPKANVVYVGPREAALWEGLEAHGVNLLAELPEAVEVQVRYRTPPVRAKVESLAPLRLRFEKPLFAVAPGQSAVFYRGERLLGGGVIRRGVYNLAGLDLLLTKA; the protein is encoded by the coding sequence GTGAAGCCCTCCGTCCTGGTGGCCCTCTCGGGGGGGGTGGACTCCTCCGTCTCCGCCCTCCTCCTGAAGGAGGCGGGCTACCAGGTGGTGGGGGCCATGATGCGCTTCTGGCCGGACTGGAAGGAGTTCCACACCGAGGTGGAGGAGGGGGCCTGGGAGAGCTGCTGCACCCCCGACGCGGCCTACGAGGCCCGGCGGGTGGCGGAGATGCTGGACATCCCCTTCTACCTCCTGGACTACCGGGAGGTCTTTGAGGAGCGGATCATCGGCCCCTTCCTCCAGGGCTACGCCGAGGGGAAGACCCCAAACCCCTGCGTCTTCTGCAACACCGACGTGAAGTTCGGGGCCCTCCTAAAGCACGCCAAAAGGCTCGGCCTGGACTACGTGGCCACGGGCCACTACGTGCGCCGGGAAGGGGAGGCCCTCCTCCGGGGCCTGGACCCGGAGAAGGACCAGAGCTACTTCCTCTGGGGCACCCCCAAGGAGGCCCTCCCCCACCTCCTCTTCCCGGTGGGCCACCTCACCAAGAAGGAGGTGCGGGCCCTGGCGGAGAGGGCAGGCCTCCCCACCGCCCGGAAGCCCGAAAGCCAGAACCTCTGCTTCGTGGCGGGGGACCTAAGGGGGTTCCTGCAGGAACGGCTCAAGACCCGGCCGGGCCCCATCGTGGACGCCCTCACGGGGGAGGTGGTGGGGGAGCACCAGGGGGCCAGCCTCTACACCATCGGCCAGCGGAAGGGGCTTGGCCTTTTCAAGAGCCACCTGGAGCGGTACGTGGTGGGGGTGGACCCCAAGGCCAACGTGGTCTACGTGGGGCCGAGGGAGGCGGCGCTTTGGGAGGGCCTCGAGGCCCACGGGGTCAACCTCCTCGCCGAGCTCCCCGAGGCGGTGGAGGTCCAGGTGCGCTACCGCACCCCCCCCGTGCGGGCCAAGGTGGAAAGCCTTGCCCCCTTGCGCCTCCGCTTTGAGAAGCCCCTCTTCGCGGTGGCCCCGGGGCAGAGCGCCGTCTTCTACCGGGGGGAGCGGCTTCTTGGGGGCGGGGTGATCCGCCGGGGGGTCTACAACCTGGCCGGTCTTGACCTTCTCCTGACAAAGGCCTGA
- a CDS encoding PstS family phosphate ABC transporter substrate-binding protein: MAKKAIGLVLAAALLGVASAQQIRADGSSTVYPITQAVAEEFTARNPNVKVTVAFSGTGGGFKKFCRGETDIQDASRPIKKEELEECTKNGIRFLELPVAYDALTLIIHPQNTFAACMKTSEIKAIWEPNSRVRTWRDVRPTWPNERIQLFGAGTDSGTFDYFTEAIMGKAGAIRTDYQPTEDDNVTIRGVAGNRYALGFLGVAYYEENKDKVKAVAVDNGKGCVLPTRENVLNGTYQPLSRPLFIYVSLKSLERKEVQDFVEFYLSAQARRAIRSTGYIELPSDAYQVVQEILKRRKTGTFFMDLPPGTPLSKFVEELKKEFK; this comes from the coding sequence ATGGCGAAGAAAGCGATCGGCCTGGTCTTGGCGGCGGCTCTCCTAGGGGTGGCCTCGGCCCAGCAGATCCGGGCGGACGGGTCCTCCACCGTCTACCCCATCACCCAGGCGGTGGCGGAGGAGTTCACCGCCCGCAACCCCAACGTAAAGGTGACCGTGGCCTTCTCCGGGACGGGGGGCGGGTTCAAGAAGTTCTGCCGCGGGGAGACGGACATCCAAGACGCCAGCCGCCCCATCAAGAAGGAGGAGCTGGAGGAGTGCACCAAAAACGGGATCCGCTTCCTTGAACTCCCTGTGGCCTACGATGCCCTCACCCTCATCATCCACCCCCAAAACACCTTCGCGGCTTGCATGAAGACGAGCGAGATCAAGGCCATCTGGGAGCCCAACAGCCGGGTGCGCACCTGGAGGGATGTCCGCCCCACGTGGCCCAACGAGCGCATCCAGCTCTTCGGGGCGGGGACGGACTCCGGCACCTTTGACTACTTCACCGAGGCCATCATGGGCAAGGCGGGGGCCATCCGCACGGACTACCAGCCCACGGAGGACGACAACGTCACCATCCGGGGGGTGGCGGGGAACCGCTACGCCCTGGGCTTCCTGGGGGTGGCCTACTACGAGGAGAACAAGGACAAGGTGAAGGCGGTGGCGGTGGACAACGGCAAAGGCTGCGTCCTGCCCACCCGGGAAAACGTCCTGAACGGCACCTACCAGCCCCTCTCCCGGCCCCTTTTCATCTACGTGAGCCTGAAGAGCCTGGAGCGCAAGGAGGTCCAGGACTTCGTGGAGTTCTACCTCTCCGCCCAGGCCCGCCGGGCCATCCGGAGCACGGGGTACATTGAGCTCCCCAGCGATGCCTACCAGGTGGTACAGGAGATCCTGAAGCGGCGCAAGACGGGGACCTTCTTCATGGACCTCCCCCCGGGCACGCCCCTCTCCAAGTTCGTGGAGGAGCTGAAGAAGGAGTTCAAGTAA